From the genome of Ignavibacteria bacterium:
GAAGAGGGAATTTATCAAGAAGCGTTTGATGCACGTGATTTACCGAGTGGAGTCTATTTTTCGATATTGCAGACAGAAGGTATAAAAGTTACAAGGAAGATATTGTTGATAAAATAACCTCTAAAGATTCCATCTCTTCTAATGCGAACGAAAATTGGAGAGATGGAATCTTTTACACGAGTAAAGCATAAAGATGCCACCACTCCAATGCGAACGAAAATAAAATCTCAACTTTTATTGAATTATTTGAATATGTGAACATCGTAGATGTTCAAATTATTGTAACAAACTACTGGTGTACAAAAAAGACCTTTGTAGAAGGTCAACAAAAACGTTTACAGTCAATCGCTGGTAAAACAACATCATATCTTATCAACCATAATATATATTTTCCATTGCCGTTGGTTTTAACCAACGGAATAAAGTCAATAAAAAAATTGTCTGTTTGAATTATAAAAACCCGACTTTCAGATATGTGTTTTCAGAATTAAAAAACCGGGCTTTTAGATTCTCAAATAAATTATGAGGAAACGACCTACAAACTAATCCTGCTGTGTTTATTTTATTCTTTGGGAAATTCCAGTGAAGTTCCGCTACAAATATTCTCTTTAAAATGTTGGATTTATTTGATAGATTATTAAAAAAGAATTTCATGGAAAAAAAGATAAAAATATTTAACAATTTTTCCGACCAGGAGAAAGAAGAGATTCTTTTTTGGGCTTCGCAAACATACGAGAAGAAATTAGAAACCCTCGAAATTATTAGACAAAATTACTTAAATTTAATTGATAAAAATTCAAGACGATTTCAAAGAGTTTATCGGATTATTGAACAAGCACCGCGTTGAGTATCTGATCGTAGGTGGTTATGCCGTTGCGATTCACTCAAGACCGAAATTTACCGAGGATATTGATTTCTTTATTAACCGCACAAAGGAGAACGCTAAAAAATTGCTTGAAGTACTCGATGAATTTGGTTTCGGGGAATTGGATATTTCAATTGAAGATCTGACTAATGAATTTAAGATGATTCAGCTAGGGTTCGCTCCACTAAGAATTGATATTATGAATAGTATCAGTGGGATAGATTTTAACACGGCATTTCAAAATAGAGCAAAGATCGATATTGATGAAATTAAAGATGTATTTTTTATTTCACTTGCAGATTTATTAAAAAACAAAAAAAGTTCCTCACGTGAAAAAGATAAGCAAGACGTTAAATGGATTTTGAAATATCAAAAATCTTAGCTGTCCGAAATTCTTCATTTATATATCAAAGATTCCACCTCTCCGATGCTAATGAAAATAAAAGCCCAACTTTTTAAGATAAAAATAGCTTGCCGAAAATTGGGCTTTTCTAATTTAAGGAATTAGTTTTTCTCCCTTCAGTTAAAGATTTATTTCAGGGAGAGCGAAGCTCGTTGTTAACTCTTTTTGTAGAGTTTCCAGCCGATTGCAAATAAAAGGCAAGTTTGGGCAAACATGTGCCATGTTGCATTTGCAAAGTAAAAGTTTACTCCGCTGATTTTTCCGATTATTCCGATAAAAAGACTTATGCCTGCAGCTACAAAAACAATTAAAGTGAAATCTAATTTCATTGATAACTCTCCTATGTTTTATGGATACAAACTTGTAGAAATAAATAATTATTTGCAACTGCCCAGCTAAAAATAATGCATTCAAACTAAAAACTTCGTTGTCCTCATCATTAATACGGATTATATGGATTCTATCAAAGAAACTATTTAAATTTTGTTTGGAAACAATTTATAACTAGTTATTCATATATATGCCAGCGAATCTTCCACCGGAATATTTTTCAGCAGAGAGAGAGTTCAAAGAAGCTAAATCTCTTGAAGAAAAAATTCAGGCTTTGGAAGACTTAATAAGTACGATTCCCAAGCATAAGGGGACAGATAAACTCCGCGCAGATTATCGAAGAAAACTCGCCAAATTAAAATCAACTTCTCAAGCGGCAAAAAAAGCTGGTAAACACACATCAAATTTTCACATCGAAAGAGAAGGGGCGGCCCGAGTCTCAGTAGTTGGAATGCCAAATACCGGCAAGTCATCGCTGCTTTGTAAATTAACTCACGCAACTCCGGAAGTATCAGATAGCCCATTCACAACTTGGGCTCCATCTCCCGGAATGATGAATTATGAAAATGTCCAAATTCAGCTTATCGATACACCACCGTTAAATAAAGATTATTATGAACCTGAAATTTTCGATATCATAAAAAGCTCTGATTTAATTTTAGTACTGATTGATTTACTTGCAAATCCAATTGAACAGTTTCAATCTTCAATCGAGATCTTGAACGGAAACAGAATTTATTCTCCGCATCAACAGAATGTTACTGAAGATAGAAAAATTTTCTGGGTGCCGATTTTAATTATCGTTAATAAAGATGACGACGCAAAGCTCGATGAAGATTTCGCAGTGCTTGACGAATTACTCCATAACGAATGGGAAATTGTTTCTATTTCCTTGAAGAACGAACGCAACCTGGAAGAATTAAAAAGGTTGATTTTTTCTCATCTTAAAATTATTCGTGTTTATTCGAAACCGCCGCACAAGGAATTTGATAAAACCCAGCCATTTATTTTAGGCGAGGGAGCAACAATCGAAGAATTTGCAATGCAGGTTCACAAAGACTTCTATGATAAACTGAAAACAGCCCGAGTGTGGGGAAAAGGAGTTTATGACGGGCAGCTGGTTGGACGTGATCATATAATTTATGATGGAGACGTAGTTGAATTGCATATTTAAATTAATAAAATATTCTTTGATCGTTTTGATTTTCCCAAGTATTATTGCCGCACAAGGCGTTGGCAAGGGAACAAGATTTGATTTAACATCAAAATTAAATTTAACGAGCGGACAATTCGCACAACTTTTCATTCCAGATTATTACGTTAAACCCGCAGATGATTCCATCATGCTTGTTTTTCATTTTCACAGTGCGTCATGGGCGGCGGAAGATCAAGTCTATAAATCAAGAGTGAATGCAGTGTTATTTAATATTCATCTTGGCGGTTTATCGAGTCCTTATCAAAATTATTTTACAACGCAAACGAATTTTCAAAAAATACTTGATACATGTCTTTCCGTGATAAAGACGAATGGAGTGATTCCAAATCCGAAGATTAAATATCTGATCCTATCATCATTCAGCGCAGGCTATGCAGGGGTGAGGGAAATTTTTAAAAACACTTCCTACTATAATAAGATTAATGCACTTACTCTTGCGGATGGACTCCACAGTAATTCGGATCCCGGTACAATGGCAACACAGATGAAGGATTTCCTCCAATTCGCTAAAGATGCAAGAGACAAAAAGAAAATAATGATATTAACTCATTCGAGTATTCCTACAAGCGGATATGAAAGTACGACTAAAACCGCAGACTATTTGATAAGCGGGATCGGCGCATCAAGAGTAAATTTTTCTGCTTTTGACGAAATTGGGAATCAGACTTCAAAATGCGATACAGGATATTTTCGATTAAAAGGATATACCGGTCAAACAGCCGACGATCACATGAAGCATTTATACGCAATGAATAAAATGCTCGAGCAGGTAATTGCAATTTTAAACATTTCAACGACTGATGTAGCGGACGAAATATCTACACAGAAAACTTTTATACTTTATCAAAACTTTCCGAATCCCTTCAATGGGGAGACAAGTATTAAGTATTCAGTATTAAGTCGTGAGAGAATTACTTTGAGAATATATGATGTACTTGGCAGAGAAATTGCTGCACTTGTTGATGAGGTGAAAGAAGCTGGATCATATAATGTAACATGGAAGATAGAAAACGGAAAATTTACAAGCGGAATATTCTTTTATCAGTTGCGTAGCGGCTCTTTTGTGGAGATGAAAAAAATGATTCTTTTGAAATAAGCTTATGAAAATAATTACTAGTTTAATAGTTGGAACAATTTTGCTTTTCGGCTCGTGCTCCTTATTGGAGGATAACTGTATTTGCACTCAGGAATTTGTGATGTACACAGTTTTAGTGTTTGATAATTCGAATCAGCCTGTGGATTCGCTAGCTGTTGAAATAAAAAATGTTAGAACCGGCAAAATCTATACTTTCCTCGAAAAGATTTACCTTGGCAAAGGTGTTTATCAAGTTATGAACGATGGATACACGAAGGAGTTCACAGAAGAGCCAGAGGTAATAGTATTCAAAGGGAGTAAATCTGGCGCCGAAGTAGAGTCTGTTTATCTATTTAATACCGACAAATGCAGATGCCATGTTCAAAAACTTTCAGGGAAAGACACTTTAAAGATAAATTTGTAACCTCAACAATAAGAGAGGGTGAGATGAAAAAATATTTTTTTCTAATAATGTTTATCGGCAGTATTGCATTAGGACAGACAGCCGATTCCCTTGTCTGGCTTCGTGATATTGATTCGACGATTTTAACCGATGTGCGGTACGCTACTACAAACAATTTTACCGGCAAAGTTTTATACAAGAGCGATAAAGTTTATCTAAGAAAAGTTGTTGCTGAAAGTCTTTCCATCGCTCAAAAATATTTCATGAGGCAATATGCGTTGAGGATTAAAGTCTTTGACGGTTATCGTCCTCACTCAATTCAAAAATTGATGTGGGAAGTAATGCCAGATGAAAAATATGTTGCAAATCCGGCAAAGGGCTCACGTCATAACAGAGGTGCTGCTGTTGATTTGACATTGGTCGATGTTACTGGTAAAGAAATAGACATGGGCACACCATACGACGACTTCAGCGAAAAATCGCATATTGATTATAAAAATCTTTCAAAAAATGTTTTGACATATAGAGAAATTCTGCGAACAACAATGGAGAAGTTTGGTTTCGAAGCAATGAGTTCCGAATGGTGGCATTTCGATTTTAAAGGATGGAGTAAATTTTCAATTATGGACGTGGAGTTCAACGATTAGCAAGGCACTAAATCATAAAATCTAATTTCTAAACTCTAAACAAATTCGAATTCTAAACTTGTAAATCTTTAGAAAACCCACAATGGCAACTTATTTTAAGAATTAGGAATTAAAATTCCGGATTTATTCTCAACTCAATATTTTCAACGGGTTTGAATTACCGCTCGCTTCAAATTTATCTGTTACCAGACTATCGACCTCTTCCTCACTCCCGAGCAAATCTTTCAAAGTTAACTTTCCTAATACCTCGTCAACAACTTTTTGCACAGTTTTCCAAACTGAACGAATCGAACAATCGATTGAATTTGTACAAATGTCAATAGCACCGGAGTGAGAATTACAAAATTCATCTTCAAATAATCTTCCACCGAGTACGTTCACAACATCTTGCAAAGAAATTTCATTAGCTGGTCGAGATAATTTATAGCCACCGATTTGCCCGCGTTCACTTTCAACTAAGCCACCAATTCTCATAATTCGCAATAGCTTTGCGACATTAGGGACTGTTAGACCTTCTAACTCACTGATTTCTGGGATTGTAAGCCCCCTATCGGATTTATGTTTAGCAATCTGGAGAAGACATCTTAATCCATATTCTTCCTGTGTGCTAAATTTCATTTTCCACCTCTCACTTAAAACCGTTACAGAAAAATATTAATTATTTTGAATCGGTATTTTCGATCCACAAATTTTTGCATGCATAAGTTCATCATATTTTTCTTTTCGGATCGACGGTCCGGATTTCGAACAATAAGCGTTAAATGCTTTTATTAATTCAAATGCAACTTCCTCTGGAGTGGACCCTTCTATCTGATGACGCTGCATCATATAGATAGGTGATCCGTTCTTAATAATAGCCAAAGAGGGGGATGATGGCGGATAATTATTAAGATAATTTTTCCGAACATGATCAACAGCATCTATTTCTTGACCGGCAAATACGGTTGTTAATTTTTCTGGAATCACTTTATTTTGTAATGCAAGCGATACGCCGGGTCTTGCACTTCCAGCTGCGCATCCACAGACAGAGTTTATAAATACTAAAATCGTCTCATCATTTTTTTGTGATAGAGTTTTTTCAACCTTTTCAGGCGTAAGCATCTCTTCAAATCCAACGAACGTTAGTTCATCGCGCATGAATTGTACTGTTTTTGGATCATACATTGGGGGTTTCGGATTCATATTTTGAAACATTATATCTATCCTTTTGTTTGTGATTGTTCTAGGAACTGCTTCCCGAAAATTATAAAAATCCAAGTTTAAGCTTTGCTGCTTCCGACATCATATCACGATTCCATATCGGATCCCATACAACATTAACATTCGCATCTTTAACGCCGTGAATTTCTTTTATCTTTTCCTGTACTTCCGGCGGCAGCGAGCCTGCAACTGGACAAGCAGGAGATGTCAATGTCATATCGACTTTAACATTAGAATCATCATCTATTTTTATTTTATAAATCAAGCCGAGTTCATATATGTCTACTGGTATTTCTGGATCGTAACATTTTTTCAAGACTTGTATTACTTGTTCTTCCAATAATTTTTTATTCATTCTAAAATTTATTCAGTTGAAACTATTTCTGATTTGCTTTCCAGTGCATTCTTAAGAGTATGCCATGCAAGCGTAGCGCATTTAACTCTTACTGGATATTCGGTCACACCTGAGAAGACAGCAAGCTTACCTAACGATTCAACATCGAAGGAATTATCAGCTTTTCCAGTTATAAAATCATGAAACTGTTTGAAAATTTTCTCTGCTTCTTCAACACTCTTTCCTTTTACGATTGAAGTCATAATCGAAGCAGATGCCTTAGAAATTGCACAGCCGGCTCCATCAAAGCCGACATCTACAATCACACCATTCTCTATTTTTAGATATAAGTTAAAATGATCGCCGCAGAGGGGATTAAATCCTTCTGCCGAATGAGATGAATCTTCAATCTTATGATAATTCTTGGGATGCTTGCTGTGATCAAGAATTACTTCTTGATAAAGTTCTCTTAAGTCGGACATTAACTAAAAACCTTTATTACTTTTTTTATCGCTTCAGCTAATAGATCTATTTCTTGCTTTGTATTGTAAAAGGCAAAAGATGCTCTTGTTGTTGCCGGAACATTAAATCTTTTCATTAATGGTTGTGTACAATGATGCCCTGTTCGTACAGCTATTCCTTCATTATCTAAAATTGTTCCGATATCATGGGGATGAATATCTTTTACGACGAAAGAAATTATCGAAGTTTTTTCAAGAGCATTGCCTATGATTTTTAATTCCTGAATTTCAGATAATACTTTAGTCGCATAGTTAAGCAATTCCTGTTCGTAGAAGGCGATTGCTTCAACGCTGAGATTAGACACGTATGAAAGAGCTTCGCCAAGTCCAATTGCTCCGGCGATGTTCGGCGTTCCAGCTTCAAATTTATTTGGCAGATCATTATATGTAGTTTTTTCAAAAGTTACAGACCGAATCATATCTCCACCTCCTTGAAAAGGAGGAAGTTTTTGCAATAAGCTTTTCTTTCCATATAGTACACCTATGCCGGTTGGACCATATATTTTGTGTCCAGAGAAGGCATAAAAATCACAATCTAAATTCTGAACGTCAACTGGGATGTGAGTTACAGCTTGTGCACCATCAACCAAAACCGGTATTCCACTACGGTGTGCGATTTCTGTAATCTTTTTAATTAAGTTAATTGTACCAAGCGTGTTAGAGACATGTACAATTGAAATCAATTTTGTTTTCGAAGAAATTATTTTTTGAAATTCATCGATCAGCAATTCTCCCTGATCACTTATTGGAATAACTTTTAATTTCGCTCCTCTTTCTTCACAAAGCATCTGCCAAGGAACAATGTTCGAATGGTGTTCCATGTGTGAGATTATTATTTCATCACCATGCTTGATAAATTTTTTTCCAAAAGAATTTGCGACAAGGTTTATCGATTCCGTAGTTCCGCGTGTGAATAGGATTTCATCATTGCTCGATGCATTAATGAAATTTTTAACTATGGATCGAGCATTCTCATAAGCTTCTGTGGCAACTTGACTCAATTTGTGAACACCTCTGTGAATATTTGAATTCTCGCCCGTGTAATATTGATTCATTCGTTCTATTACAGAAATTGGCTTCTGTGTCGTTGCCGAATTGTCAAGATAAACCAGCTTTTTTCCATGGACAAACGAATTAAGGATGGGAAAATCATTTCGAATTTTTTCAACTTGGAAATTCAAATTGGTTCGTTCAATAATACTTGTATCAAGTTCCATTTAATTTTGTTCTCCGGAGAGAATTAGTTTCATTTTTTCAAAAACAACTTTATCCAGTTGAGATTTTATCTCTTCAATTTTAATGAAATCCAAAATATCGCTGGCAAATGCATTGATTAAAAGTGAACGTGCATTCTTCTCGTCAATTCCTCTTGCACGCAAATAAAAAAGGGCTTCTTCGTCGATCTGTCCAATTGTTGCTCCATGAGTACAACGAACATCATCGGCAAAGATTTCTAATTGAGGTTTCGTATCAATCCGGGCGCTTCCGGATAAAAGTAAATTTTTGTTTGATTGATATGCGTTAGTTTTTTGCGCATCTTTTCTAACCATTATCTTTCCATTGAATACGCCCTTCGATTCTTCAGCGAGAATTCCTTTATAATATTCATTACTTAAACAGTGGGGCATTGCATGATCGACTAAAGTGTGATTATCAACATGCTGTTTTTTATCGACGAAGTACAGCCCGAAATAATTTGCCTCACACCCTTTGCCATTTAAAACAGAATTAATATCGTTTCGAGTTAGAGACCCGCCTAGTGAAATATTATGTGAAGTGTATTTACTGTTCGTTTTTTGCTCTATTTGAATTTTTGAAATATGAAACGACGAAAGACTTTCTTTTTGAATCTTATAGTGATCTATAAAGGCCTTCTCATCGAGAAAGATCTCAGTTAAAGCATTTGTTAAATATGGAAATTCTGAAATCGGCTGATGTACTTCAACAAAACTTGCCTGGGAGTTTCTTCCAAACACAAATAGATTTCTAGGCTGAGAAAGTATGTTCACATTTTCTTTACCATTTAAATAGATCAAATATATTGGTTCGGTTACTACTTGATCGTTTGGGACATGAATGAAGGCACCATCTTCAACAAATGCACCATTCAAAGCATTAAAACCATTGTCAAAATTTGAATATTTCCCAAAGTGCTGAGAAAAAACTTCATCCCCGCTCGAGTGAACTGTCTCCAAGCTATCAACGCTTACAGAGGTTTTAGGAAGAAGAATGTTAGAATATTCTTTGGATAAAAATCCATTCACAAAAACTAAATAATTTTTATCACGATACTCCGCAAGAATTTTTTCTAATTTTTTGGTATCGATAGATCTTTCATTCAAACAGGCTGGCGTGAATTCATAATTCAGAACTTCTGACAGACTGGTATATTTCCATTCTTCATTTTTTGTTGTTGGAAAATCAAGCTTACTAAATAAGTGAATTGCCTTTTTTCTAAATTGATGCAATTCGGAATTAGATTCTCCATTGAGTCTTTTCTCAAAAGCCTTAAATTTATCTATGTACCAATTTTTATTTGAAATTTTATCAGTCATTTTTTTCTTTCATTAAGAAACAGTTTAAGTCGACTCGCCATTTTTTATCCAATCATATCCTTTTTCTTCAAGCTCGAGAGCTAATTCTTTTCCTCCTGATTTTACAATCCGACCATTATAAAGAACATGCACAAAATCTGGCACAATATAATTCAGCAGCCTCTGGTAATGAGTTACGACAATAATTG
Proteins encoded in this window:
- a CDS encoding TGS domain-containing protein, encoding MPANLPPEYFSAEREFKEAKSLEEKIQALEDLISTIPKHKGTDKLRADYRRKLAKLKSTSQAAKKAGKHTSNFHIEREGAARVSVVGMPNTGKSSLLCKLTHATPEVSDSPFTTWAPSPGMMNYENVQIQLIDTPPLNKDYYEPEIFDIIKSSDLILVLIDLLANPIEQFQSSIEILNGNRIYSPHQQNVTEDRKIFWVPILIIVNKDDDAKLDEDFAVLDELLHNEWEIVSISLKNERNLEELKRLIFSHLKIIRVYSKPPHKEFDKTQPFILGEGATIEEFAMQVHKDFYDKLKTARVWGKGVYDGQLVGRDHIIYDGDVVELHI
- a CDS encoding T9SS type A sorting domain-containing protein; the protein is MNCIFKLIKYSLIVLIFPSIIAAQGVGKGTRFDLTSKLNLTSGQFAQLFIPDYYVKPADDSIMLVFHFHSASWAAEDQVYKSRVNAVLFNIHLGGLSSPYQNYFTTQTNFQKILDTCLSVIKTNGVIPNPKIKYLILSSFSAGYAGVREIFKNTSYYNKINALTLADGLHSNSDPGTMATQMKDFLQFAKDARDKKKIMILTHSSIPTSGYESTTKTADYLISGIGASRVNFSAFDEIGNQTSKCDTGYFRLKGYTGQTADDHMKHLYAMNKMLEQVIAILNISTTDVADEISTQKTFILYQNFPNPFNGETSIKYSVLSRERITLRIYDVLGREIAALVDEVKEAGSYNVTWKIENGKFTSGIFFYQLRSGSFVEMKKMILLK
- a CDS encoding M15 family metallopeptidase is translated as MQMPCSKTFRERHFKDKFVTSTIREGEMKKYFFLIMFIGSIALGQTADSLVWLRDIDSTILTDVRYATTNNFTGKVLYKSDKVYLRKVVAESLSIAQKYFMRQYALRIKVFDGYRPHSIQKLMWEVMPDEKYVANPAKGSRHNRGAAVDLTLVDVTGKEIDMGTPYDDFSEKSHIDYKNLSKNVLTYREILRTTMEKFGFEAMSSEWWHFDFKGWSKFSIMDVEFND
- a CDS encoding Rrf2 family transcriptional regulator, giving the protein MKFSTQEEYGLRCLLQIAKHKSDRGLTIPEISELEGLTVPNVAKLLRIMRIGGLVESERGQIGGYKLSRPANEISLQDVVNVLGGRLFEDEFCNSHSGAIDICTNSIDCSIRSVWKTVQKVVDEVLGKLTLKDLLGSEEEVDSLVTDKFEASGNSNPLKILS
- a CDS encoding BrxA/BrxB family bacilliredoxin; this encodes MFQNMNPKPPMYDPKTVQFMRDELTFVGFEEMLTPEKVEKTLSQKNDETILVFINSVCGCAAGSARPGVSLALQNKVIPEKLTTVFAGQEIDAVDHVRKNYLNNYPPSSPSLAIIKNGSPIYMMQRHQIEGSTPEEVAFELIKAFNAYCSKSGPSIRKEKYDELMHAKICGSKIPIQNN
- a CDS encoding SUF system Fe-S cluster assembly protein, which produces MNFRMNKKLLEEQVIQVLKKCYDPEIPVDIYELGLIYKIKIDDDSNVKVDMTLTSPACPVAGSLPPEVQEKIKEIHGVKDANVNVVWDPIWNRDMMSEAAKLKLGFL
- a CDS encoding SUF system NifU family Fe-S cluster assembly protein, which encodes MSDLRELYQEVILDHSKHPKNYHKIEDSSHSAEGFNPLCGDHFNLYLKIENGVIVDVGFDGAGCAISKASASIMTSIVKGKSVEEAEKIFKQFHDFITGKADNSFDVESLGKLAVFSGVTEYPVRVKCATLAWHTLKNALESKSEIVSTE
- a CDS encoding cysteine desulfurase, which translates into the protein MELDTSIIERTNLNFQVEKIRNDFPILNSFVHGKKLVYLDNSATTQKPISVIERMNQYYTGENSNIHRGVHKLSQVATEAYENARSIVKNFINASSNDEILFTRGTTESINLVANSFGKKFIKHGDEIIISHMEHHSNIVPWQMLCEERGAKLKVIPISDQGELLIDEFQKIISSKTKLISIVHVSNTLGTINLIKKITEIAHRSGIPVLVDGAQAVTHIPVDVQNLDCDFYAFSGHKIYGPTGIGVLYGKKSLLQKLPPFQGGGDMIRSVTFEKTTYNDLPNKFEAGTPNIAGAIGLGEALSYVSNLSVEAIAFYEQELLNYATKVLSEIQELKIIGNALEKTSIISFVVKDIHPHDIGTILDNEGIAVRTGHHCTQPLMKRFNVPATTRASFAFYNTKQEIDLLAEAIKKVIKVFS
- the sufD gene encoding Fe-S cluster assembly protein SufD, which translates into the protein MTDKISNKNWYIDKFKAFEKRLNGESNSELHQFRKKAIHLFSKLDFPTTKNEEWKYTSLSEVLNYEFTPACLNERSIDTKKLEKILAEYRDKNYLVFVNGFLSKEYSNILLPKTSVSVDSLETVHSSGDEVFSQHFGKYSNFDNGFNALNGAFVEDGAFIHVPNDQVVTEPIYLIYLNGKENVNILSQPRNLFVFGRNSQASFVEVHQPISEFPYLTNALTEIFLDEKAFIDHYKIQKESLSSFHISKIQIEQKTNSKYTSHNISLGGSLTRNDINSVLNGKGCEANYFGLYFVDKKQHVDNHTLVDHAMPHCLSNEYYKGILAEESKGVFNGKIMVRKDAQKTNAYQSNKNLLLSGSARIDTKPQLEIFADDVRCTHGATIGQIDEEALFYLRARGIDEKNARSLLINAFASDILDFIKIEEIKSQLDKVVFEKMKLILSGEQN